A stretch of DNA from Saccharomycodes ludwigii strain NBRC 1722 chromosome I, whole genome shotgun sequence:
tgataaaaaaatttctttaaaatttattattaaaaaaaaaaaaaataaagtttttctcacatttcttcttcttctttttcttttcctttctctTTACAACTTAATCcacttttaaaatatatatatccgGAACCGTTCTTATTCTTACCAAAATAACAgcaaaaagcaaaaaaaaaaaaaaaaaaaagataagaGTACGTAAGATGGATGAGGATCAAGCAGCTCATCTTCTAGAATTAGAAGAGAGATTAAGTAAAATTAGATCACAAATCAATTCAAAACTAGATAATCAAAGACACATTGCCATTATATTATCAGCAGTTGAGGAAAATCTAGTCGAACAAGATGCTTccattgataaaaatattgttaacTATATCATATCCTTCTTATCTGTCTTAGATCAGTCTGTAGACAACGAAACTCGTGAAATCAAGGACTTAACTATGGCCACCTCATCTATATATTTGCtagatttaatttttcaatacaCTCCTAAATCATTGTTACAGAATAAATTTCCTGAACTATTGACTAAGATTGCACCATGTATCACCGATCCAACTTCCCAAGCTCCACTTATCAGGTCAGCTATTGGCTGTTTGGAATCCCTATTGATTGCTCAAGACTCTTCAAGTTGGATAAATAgagataatttaaaaattaccCCAATCAGAGGTTTAAATGGTGTTTTAGAACTATGTTTAGATCCAAGACCTAAAATTAGAAAGAGATCCTTAGATACATTGagtaaaattttattaaatccaCCCCCTAGCCCAAGTAGAGAACATATTGCCAGCCAATTTGTTGCTGATTATGCCATCAAAGTTTTAGTTACTTCTATTGAAAATAGTAACAATCCTAGTGACAACACTTTATTCATtcatgttttaaaaatgtttcaaGTTATTTGTAGCACAAACCAATGGCCAACTAGTAAGCTAGAAAAATTATGCGACCTACTATTAGAGATTGTTAAAAATGCTAATACCAGCTCTAGCAATAGTAGTGAAAATGGCAcaaattttgttattaatgcGGTTTTTCAAGTTTTTGATTCCttattcaataataataccatcAGTGATGATAAATTGgttgctattattaatgcAATTAGTAGTTTGAAACCTTCCAAAAATGACCCGGTCTTAGTTAAAAGTTGGGTTTCTATTGTTACCAAGAGTATGGAATCTTTGTCTAGAGTCAATGGTGttcaattatttaaaatcgAATTGCTCaacttttttcaacttATGAGTGCTTATTTGGATAGTAATTCGCAACAAGTTGTTAACATTTCAGGCCAATCCTTAATTACTatcataaatataattgatcaaaaagttttaattggggaagatgatgaagatgaaattGATTCTATTATTCAACAAGTTGCAAAATTCACAACTACTTGGATATCATCGATTAAGTATTCCCATGCATTAGGAACCATTTTACAGATAATCACTCAGCTTTTCCATAAATTTTCATTGAAGTCTTCCCCATCTTTAATACCCGTTTTAAAAACTGTTGGTGCATGGAGATCCAATGAAAAAGAGCAGATTGAATACATTGGGGAATGCGAACGAGTTATTGGTGCTGCGATAGGCGCTATTGGTCCTGAAGAGGTCTTGAAAGTTTTGCCCTTAAATGTAGGACCACAAGCTAAGCCAGATGATATCGGGAGAGCTTGGTTACTTCCATTAATTCGTGATAATACCAGatattcaaaattatctatgttttttgatgaatttATGCCAATCatccaattttttgataaaaaatcaaataactTGCCTAAAGAATCGGTGGAgttgaaaatttttcaaactgTTGTTGATCAATTGTGGTCTACATTACCCTCATTTTGTTGGCTGCCTCAGGATCTATTAACGGCTTTCACCAATGAAGTTGCCAGCGACTTGTGTTCCACCTTATATTCGAATGTTGAGTTAAGAACTGTTATATGCCATGCTTTGAAAAATCTAGCCATTTCCAACCAAGAGGACGTCCCGGATTTAATTTACAAGGACACTTTTTTCCCACCAGAAGTACTAACCTCCAACTTGGATTACTTGCGTGAAACCAAGTGCACTAACTTGTTAAGTGTTTTATTCAATGTGTTTTCTCAAACTGCATTGACGAAAAGaggttttattttggataCCATTGAGATATTTTTGAAGATTTCCAAGCCAGAAGATTTAATGAGcacttttaataatatctgtACTATGCTAAAAGATGCCTTAGATAAAGAAACTAAGAGTGCCAATAACAGTGAAAGCAAAGTTAGTGTTACTTTATTAGATCTAATTGTGGCCATGCCAAAATACCTTCCTCCCCAGTCCTACGGTGcgttatttaatattttcaatacaACCGTTTCATTTAAGGATGCACtaattcaaaaaagaagctataaaattattagtaaATTGAGTGAACTGGATTCGGGTTTGGATGCCATTTCACAGTATATGAATGAGATTGAAACGATTATGATCAACCAATCCGAAAATTGTATTAACTCTGCAAGGAGTTCCAGGTTACAGGCATTAAAGACAATTATTGGTTTGTTACCACCGGACCActtgtattttattgttgtttgcGCTCCCGAGGTCATCTTATCGACTAGGGATGTTAATGAAAGGACTAGAGAGTTGGCTTTTGGCACCTTGATTTTGATGGCCAAGAAAATGATGACAGCTAAAGACGGAGTTATAGACCTAGGTAGGGTTGCATCTATTGATAGCGAAGATAAGATTCCAAGTAGTTTGGCcgaatttttcaaaataatttctGCTGGGTTAATCTCTGACTCTCAACATATGGTTAGTGCCACAATTACATCTTATGCGTGTTTggtttttgaatttaagGAACAATTGGATTTTGACTCCTTGTGGAATATATATGATACAATTGAATTATATTTAACTTCGAATTCAAGGGAAATTGTTAAAAGTGCTATAGgttttattaaagttgttgttttaagTTTCCCAGTCGAGTCAGTTAGAGATAAAATCCCATCTTTATTACCTAAATTATTAAGATGGAGTCATGAACACACGGGTcattttaaaagtaaaattaaGAATATCATTGAAAGATTAGTTAGAAGATTTGGAGAAGATTTCATGGAAGGTATATTTCCTGAAGAGGACAAGAAATTATTTAgtaacattaaaaaacaacgcaatagaaataacaaaaagaaaattacagaagaagaagacaATGATGCTGGCACTAAAAATgatcaacaaaaacaaaataacatGGGTACTTTTAATAACAGTACCAGATTTATGTCTGCTTTTGATGAAGTTGTTTATGCTTCGGATACTGAAGAAAATGCTGATGGTGTAACTGAATTCGATGAAGAGGGCAATATAAAGAGGAAGCCAGGTAGGCAGAAGAATGCTCAATATATTGTTGAAAACAAGGAAAATCCATTAGATTTATTGGACACCAGTACTTTGACTCATATAACCTCCTCAAGGCCTAAGAAATTTAACGA
This window harbors:
- the RRP12 gene encoding mRNA-binding protein RRP12 (similar to Saccharomyces cerevisiae YPL012W | RRP12 | Ribosomal RNA Processing), whose amino-acid sequence is MDEDQAAHLLELEERLSKIRSQINSKLDNQRHIAIILSAVEENLVEQDASIDKNIVNYIISFLSVLDQSVDNETREIKDLTMATSSIYLLDLIFQYTPKSLLQNKFPELLTKIAPCITDPTSQAPLIRSAIGCLESLLIAQDSSSWINRDNLKITPIRGLNGVLELCLDPRPKIRKRSLDTLSKILLNPPPSPSREHIASQFVADYAIKVLVTSIENSNNPSDNTLFIHVLKMFQVICSTNQWPTSKLEKLCDLLLEIVKNANTSSSNSSENGTNFVINAVFQVFDSLFNNNTISDDKLVAIINAISSLKPSKNDPVLVKSWVSIVTKSMESLSRVNGVQLFKIELLNFFQLMSAYLDSNSQQVVNISGQSLITIINIIDQKVLIGEDDEDEIDSIIQQVAKFTTTWISSIKYSHALGTILQIITQLFHKFSLKSSPSLIPVLKTVGAWRSNEKEQIEYIGECERVIGAAIGAIGPEEVLKVLPLNVGPQAKPDDIGRAWLLPLIRDNTRYSKLSMFFDEFMPIIQFFDKKSNNLPKESVELKIFQTVVDQLWSTLPSFCWLPQDLLTAFTNEVASDLCSTLYSNVELRTVICHALKNLAISNQEDVPDLIYKDTFFPPEVLTSNLDYLRETKCTNLLSVLFNVFSQTALTKRGFILDTIEIFLKISKPEDLMSTFNNICTMLKDALDKETKSANNSESKVSVTLLDLIVAMPKYLPPQSYGALFNIFNTTVSFKDALIQKRSYKIISKLSELDSGLDAISQYMNEIETIMINQSENCINSARSSRLQALKTIIGLLPPDHLYFIVVCAPEVILSTRDVNERTRELAFGTLILMAKKMMTAKDGVIDLGRVASIDSEDKIPSSLAEFFKIISAGLISDSQHMVSATITSYACLVFEFKEQLDFDSLWNIYDTIELYLTSNSREIVKSAIGFIKVVVLSFPVESVRDKIPSLLPKLLRWSHEHTGHFKSKIKNIIERLVRRFGEDFMEGIFPEEDKKLFSNIKKQRNRNNKKKITEEEDNDAGTKNDQQKQNNMGTFNNSTRFMSAFDEVVYASDTEENADGVTEFDEEGNIKRKPGRQKNAQYIVENKENPLDLLDTSTLTHITSSRPKKFNEKSHSSRKRNDGYEYDVEGKIIINTDESNSKNKDTNDDDPLKEINSGINAYLEAVKNGPIRGQKNKLKFKKRSTDNDEFSDDEKMPASSRKPISFKNKIGKKKNFKSRRKL